Sequence from the Clostridium saccharobutylicum DSM 13864 genome:
AATACTTCTCTACATTTTTTCTAAGAGCTCTTATTCCATCTATATTATGTGCTCCATCAATTACTATAAGTGGCTTTTTGCCTAATACTTCAAGTCTTCCAATCCATTTAACATCCCTAAGAGATTCTTCTATAATTTTTTTATCTAAATCTATATTATTTATATTACTCAATACTTCTATGGTATTTAAAGCCACACTTAAATTTAATATTTGATGCTCTCCAAGTAAAGGAAAATCAACATTATATATATTTCTATTACATTTAATTTGTACTTTTTGGTATGCATTCTCATAATCTATATCCATTAGTCTGCCACTATTTTTGTCAACTAAATAAACTTTTGATTTTTTTTCTTTTGCTATATTTAATATAATCTCCTCTACTTCTTTTTCTTGGGGATATAACACAACTGGAACTCCTTCTTTAATTATTCCAGCTTTCTCTTTTGCAATTTCTTCTAAAGTGTTGCCTAAAATATTTATGTGATCAAAACTTATAGATGTTATTACACTTACTTCAGGCGTTAATACATTGGTTGAATCTAATCTTCCTCCAAGACCAACTTCTATAACCCCATAATCTACCTTTTCATTATAGAAATACAAAAACATAAGTGCTGTTATAATTTCAAATTCTGTTGGATGCTCATACCCTTCCTCAATAACTTTATTTATAGCTATTTTAACTTTTTCTAATAAGTTAACCAAAATATCCTTTGGAATATTAATTCCATTTATCTGCATTCTTTCTTCAAATTCCTCCAAATAAGGAGAAGTATACATCCCAACCTTATATCCAAATCCTCTTAATATCTTCGTAATCATAGCAGTAGTAGATCCTTTACCATTGGTTCCTGCTATATGTATTAATTTAATTTTTTCATGTGGATTTCCAATAAGTTCTAAAAGTCTAAATGTTCTTTCAAGTCCATAATTAGAACCAAATCTACCCACACTTGATATATAATTCATCGCCTCTTCATATGTCATACTCATTTTCTATTTACCTCTTTACATTTTTTCTTTAGGCACATGAAAATAGATAACAAGTCCAATTTGCTGTGGATATTTTTCATCAGGCAAGGAGGCAAATTGCCGTCATAGTGGGTCTATTAGTTCAATTTGCCAACGTAGTATGATGAAAAATAGGCCTTCAAATTGACTTGTTATTTTTTTGAATGTGCCTTACTCCATTATACTTCAATTCCAAATAAATTCATAACATAAAAGCTATATAAAAGTAAAGACTGCTTTTATATAGCTAATTACATCTAAATCAATTTATTATTTCTGTAGAGGAAATTTATTTCTCATTCTTTTATTATCCGTAAATATTAAAGATAATAAAATGCTGGCAAGTAAAATCATAATTATAATTAATACTGAATTTGTGACGGATATTTCAATTCTCCAAAGAAGTAATATAAGTTTTGCACCTGTAAATAATAATATACAACCTACTCCATACTTCATAAATCTAAACATATTATTCATTTTTTCTAATATATAATACATGCTTCTTAATCCAAGTATTGCAAATATATTAGAAGTATAAACAATAAATGTATCTGTAGTTATGGAAAAAATAGCTGGTATAGAGTCTATTGCAAATAATACATCTGAACATTCTATTATTATAAGCACAGCAAAAAGTGGTGTTGCATAAATCTTTTTATTTCTTTTTATAAAGAATTTATGTCCATCAAAAACATTGGATATAGGTATTAATTTTCCTAATATTCTTATTGCGAAATTATTTCCAAATTCCACGTTTTGATCCTTATTTGAAAACATATGCATACCACTATATAAGAGTATTATTCCAAACAATGATAATACCGAGTGAAATTTATTTATTATTGTCACACCGAGTAAAATAAATATTAAGCGTAATACCATTGCCCCTATTACCCCATACAATAGAACTCTTTCTTGATACTCTTCTTTTATTCCAAAACTTGAAAATATCATTAGAAATAAAAATATATTATCTAAACTTAATGACATTTCTACTATGTAACCACCAAAATATTCAACTGCTGAATTTTCACCTCTTGTATAAAATATAAGAATATTAAATAATATTGATAAAGTTATCCAAAAAATTAAATTGAATAAATATTTTTTTGTTTTCAAAATCAAAATCCTCCAGTTCATAATAAGTTATACTACACATTCTATTAAACATATTCAAATAAATAATAAGTCCATGTGCCTTATTTTCTGTTATGTTTCTCTTTAAGAAAATATTATAATTTAATTTATATTTAAATCTATGTTAATATATTACTTAATATTCTTACCACTATAAATTATCAATTACTAAAGGGATTTTATCATATTTTAATAAAGCAAATTCAAAAATAACAAATCAATATGCACGGCATTTTGACTTATTATTTTCTTTCACGTGGTTAAAAATAAAAGATATTGTAAAATATAAGTAATTTACAATATCTTAGTATTAATCGTTCAATAATTTTCAAATATGTAAAACTAACTAATCTTAATGACAATCTATTTCCATAACATTAAAATTTGTAGTTTACTCTAACAACGTAAAAACAGAGGAAACTACTTTTTTCTTACTATAAAAATATTTATCTTATGTTTTAGTTAGTTATTTTTTAGTGTAATTTATTATTAGTTTAAAGCTTCAATTCTTACTTTAACTGCATCAAGCATTTCTACATATTTAACTCTTTTTTCTTTTTCTGCATCTACAACTGCTGCTGGAGCTTTAGCCACGAATCCTTGATTTCCTAATTTTTTATCTATTCTATCAATTTCGCCTTCTAATTTCTTAAGTTCTTTATTTAATCTTTCTAATTCTTTTTCTTTATCTACCAAGTCAAGTAATGGCATAAATAATTCTCCACCCTTAACTACTAATGAAACAGCATTTGCTGGAACATTATTTTTATCAGATATAAATTCAACCTCTGAAGCTGAAGCTAATTTTTCTATATATAGAGTTCCTTCATTAAATGCTTTTTTAGCATCATCTGCAATATAACAAATTACTTTAGCTTTTCTTGAAGGTGGTACATTCATTTCTGCTCTTACATTTCTTAATCCTTTTATCGCTTCAATTACATATGCCATATCACTTTCAGCATCTTTATTTACTAATGCTGCATCGAACTCTGGCCAAGCTGAAGTTGTTATTGTTTCCTCGTCGCTTAAATGTGTAAATATTTCTTCTGTTATAAATGGCATTGCTGGATGTAATAATTTTAATCCTGTTATTAAAACAGTATTTAATACATTGTAAACTACACCCTTAGCTTTTTCATCTTCACCATAGAATACTGGTTTAACAAGTTCTATATACCAATCACAGAATTCAGTCCACATGAAATCATAAACTTTTTGCATAGCAATTCCAAGTTCAAATTTTTCCATATTTTCTGTAACTTCTTTAACTAAAGTATTCATTTCTGATAATATCCATTTATCAGCTAGAGAATATTCTTTGCAATCTCTATATTTATTCATTATTTCCTTATCAAGGTTCATCATAACAAATCTTGAAGCATTCCAAACCTTATTAGCAAAGTTTCTTGAAGATTCAACTCTTTCTGGATAATATCTCATATCATTTCCTGGAGCATTACCAGTAGCTATCATGAATCTTAAAGCATCAGCTCCATAAGTGTCAATTACTTCTAATGGATCAACACCATTTCCTAATGATTTACTCATCTTTCTTCCTTGAGAATCTCTTATAAGACCATGTATAAGAACTGTATCGAATGGAGTTTTACCCATACAATGAAGCCCTGAGAATATCATTCTTGCAACCCAGAAGAATATAATATCATGCCCAGTAACTAATGTACTTGTTGGATAGAAATATTCTAAATCTTCTGTTTTATTTGGCCAGCCAAGTGTTGAAAATGGCCATAATGCTGAAGAGAACCATGTATCAAGTACATCATTATCTTGTTCAATATTAGAACCTCCACATTTACTACATGTAGTTGGTGCTTCTTCAAGTACCATCATTTCACCACAGTCTTGACAGTAGTATACTGGGATTCTATGTCCCCACCATAATTGTCTTGAAATACACCAATCTTGAATGTTTTCCATCCAGTTAAAGTATATCTTATCAAATCTTTCAGGAACAAATTTAGTTTTTCCATTCTTAACTACTTCAATTGCTGGTTTTGCTAAAGAGTCCATCTTAACATACCATTGTTTAGATATAATCGGTTCAACAGTAGTTCCGCATCTATCATGAGTACCAACATTATGAGTATGTTCTTTAATCTTAACTAAAAGACCTGCTTCTTCTAAATCCTTAACTATAACTTTTCTAGCTTCATATCTATCTAGACCTTTATATTTTCCACCTTTTTCATTAATAATTCCTTTATCATCCATAACCCTAATAATTTCTAAGTTATGTCTCTTTCCTACTTCAAAGTCATTAGGATCATGGGCTGGAGTCATTTTAACTGCACCAGTTCCAAATTCTAAATCAACATAGTCATCTCCTACTATTGGTATTTCTCTATTCACTAATGGAAGTATTACTGTTTTACCAATAAGATGTTTATATCTTTCATCATTAGGATTAACAGCTACACCACTATCTCCAAGTAGTGTTTCTGGTCTTGTTGTCGCAATTTCAAGATATCCACTACCATCAGCTAATAGATAGTTGATGTGCCAAAAATGACCTGCTTGTTCTTCATACTCTATTTCTGCATCAGATAATGCTGTTTGACAATGAGTACACCAATTTGTAATTCTGTTTCCTTGATAAATTAATCCTTCATTATAAAGCTTAACAAACACATGCTTTACAGCAGCACTAAGATTTTCATCCATTGTAAAAGCTTCTCTTGTAAAGTCAGCTGATACTCCAAGTTTTTTAACTTGATTTCTTATTGTAGCTCTATACTTGTCACTCCATTCCCAAACTTTTTCAAGAAATGCTTCTCTTCCCATTTCTTTTTTATCATAACCTTCCTCTGCTAGCTTGTTTGCAACTTTAACTTCTGTTGCAATAGAAGCATGGTCTTCTCCAGGTAACCACAATGTACAATATCCTTGCATTCTCTTAAATCTAATAAGCATATCTTGAAGAGTATCGTCAAATGCATGCCCTA
This genomic interval carries:
- a CDS encoding TerC/Alx family metal homeostasis membrane protein; translated protein: MKTKKYLFNLIFWITLSILFNILIFYTRGENSAVEYFGGYIVEMSLSLDNIFLFLMIFSSFGIKEEYQERVLLYGVIGAMVLRLIFILLGVTIINKFHSVLSLFGIILLYSGMHMFSNKDQNVEFGNNFAIRILGKLIPISNVFDGHKFFIKRNKKIYATPLFAVLIIIECSDVLFAIDSIPAIFSITTDTFIVYTSNIFAILGLRSMYYILEKMNNMFRFMKYGVGCILLFTGAKLILLLWRIEISVTNSVLIIIMILLASILLSLIFTDNKRMRNKFPLQK
- a CDS encoding bifunctional folylpolyglutamate synthase/dihydrofolate synthase codes for the protein MSMTYEEAMNYISSVGRFGSNYGLERTFRLLELIGNPHEKIKLIHIAGTNGKGSTTAMITKILRGFGYKVGMYTSPYLEEFEERMQINGINIPKDILVNLLEKVKIAINKVIEEGYEHPTEFEIITALMFLYFYNEKVDYGVIEVGLGGRLDSTNVLTPEVSVITSISFDHINILGNTLEEIAKEKAGIIKEGVPVVLYPQEKEVEEIILNIAKEKKSKVYLVDKNSGRLMDIDYENAYQKVQIKCNRNIYNVDFPLLGEHQILNLSVALNTIEVLSNINNIDLDKKIIEESLRDVKWIGRLEVLGKKPLIVIDGAHNIDGIRALRKNVEKYFKYDNMYLLLGILADKQVEEMIKEITPLAEKVYALTPHSERAELSEDLKNEILKYNSNTIALESYEEALKIALSESKEEDLILVSGSLYMIGDMRKIINSIIN
- a CDS encoding valine--tRNA ligase, whose product is MSEIKNISTTYDPKEFEDRIYKTWEEKGYFTPVIDKNKKPYTIIMPPPNITGQLHLGHAFDDTLQDMLIRFKRMQGYCTLWLPGEDHASIATEVKVANKLAEEGYDKKEMGREAFLEKVWEWSDKYRATIRNQVKKLGVSADFTREAFTMDENLSAAVKHVFVKLYNEGLIYQGNRITNWCTHCQTALSDAEIEYEEQAGHFWHINYLLADGSGYLEIATTRPETLLGDSGVAVNPNDERYKHLIGKTVILPLVNREIPIVGDDYVDLEFGTGAVKMTPAHDPNDFEVGKRHNLEIIRVMDDKGIINEKGGKYKGLDRYEARKVIVKDLEEAGLLVKIKEHTHNVGTHDRCGTTVEPIISKQWYVKMDSLAKPAIEVVKNGKTKFVPERFDKIYFNWMENIQDWCISRQLWWGHRIPVYYCQDCGEMMVLEEAPTTCSKCGGSNIEQDNDVLDTWFSSALWPFSTLGWPNKTEDLEYFYPTSTLVTGHDIIFFWVARMIFSGLHCMGKTPFDTVLIHGLIRDSQGRKMSKSLGNGVDPLEVIDTYGADALRFMIATGNAPGNDMRYYPERVESSRNFANKVWNASRFVMMNLDKEIMNKYRDCKEYSLADKWILSEMNTLVKEVTENMEKFELGIAMQKVYDFMWTEFCDWYIELVKPVFYGEDEKAKGVVYNVLNTVLITGLKLLHPAMPFITEEIFTHLSDEETITTSAWPEFDAALVNKDAESDMAYVIEAIKGLRNVRAEMNVPPSRKAKVICYIADDAKKAFNEGTLYIEKLASASEVEFISDKNNVPANAVSLVVKGGELFMPLLDLVDKEKELERLNKELKKLEGEIDRIDKKLGNQGFVAKAPAAVVDAEKEKRVKYVEMLDAVKVRIEALN